One window of the Allosaccharopolyspora coralli genome contains the following:
- a CDS encoding tartrate dehydrogenase: protein MAPRTFHIAAIPADGVGHEVVDAGRTVLDALASDSGGEFALEWTEFDWGSDYYSRTGRMMPEDGLEQLQDFDALYFGAVGWPSVPDHTSLWGLRLAICQGFDQWANVRPVQFHPGVLSPLRKADQTDLDWVVVRENSEGEYSGLGGRNLSGRGPGNEVAVQSSLFTEKGCERIMRFAFDLARKRDHPKVTSVTKSNAQQHGMVLWDEVFERVAADYPDVDSDRCLVDAMAARFVLHPEDLSVVVASNLHADILSDLGSALAGSLGLASSANLNPERRTPSMFEPVHGSAPDIAGHGIANPIGAIGSAALMLSHLGLPAPAARVERALGAATAAGALPPDLGGTATTKQITATVLDHL, encoded by the coding sequence ATGGCCCCGCGCACGTTCCACATCGCCGCCATCCCGGCCGATGGCGTCGGCCACGAGGTCGTCGACGCGGGAAGGACGGTACTCGACGCACTGGCATCGGACTCCGGCGGTGAGTTCGCGCTCGAGTGGACCGAGTTCGACTGGGGTAGTGACTACTACAGCCGCACCGGCCGCATGATGCCCGAAGACGGCCTCGAACAACTCCAGGACTTCGACGCCCTCTACTTCGGCGCCGTCGGATGGCCGAGTGTGCCCGACCACACCAGCCTGTGGGGGCTGCGGCTGGCGATCTGCCAGGGCTTCGACCAGTGGGCCAACGTGCGACCCGTCCAGTTCCACCCCGGCGTACTCAGCCCGCTACGCAAGGCCGACCAGACCGATCTGGACTGGGTCGTGGTCCGCGAGAACAGCGAGGGTGAGTACTCGGGTCTCGGCGGGCGCAACCTCTCCGGCCGCGGTCCGGGCAACGAGGTGGCCGTGCAGTCGTCCCTGTTCACGGAGAAGGGTTGTGAACGCATCATGCGGTTCGCGTTCGACCTCGCCAGGAAACGTGATCACCCCAAGGTGACCAGCGTGACCAAGAGCAACGCCCAACAGCACGGCATGGTCCTCTGGGACGAGGTCTTCGAGCGGGTCGCCGCCGACTACCCTGACGTGGACAGCGACAGGTGCTTGGTCGACGCGATGGCGGCCCGGTTCGTCCTGCACCCCGAAGACCTCTCCGTGGTAGTGGCGTCGAACCTGCACGCCGACATCCTCTCCGACCTCGGCAGCGCCCTCGCGGGAAGCCTGGGGCTCGCCAGCAGCGCCAATCTCAACCCCGAGAGGCGCACACCGTCCATGTTCGAGCCCGTGCACGGCAGCGCCCCCGACATCGCAGGTCACGGAATCGCCAACCCCATTGGTGCCATCGGCAGCGCCGCCCTGATGCTCTCGCACCTCGGACTGCCTGCGCCTGCCGCTCGCGTCGAGCGCGCCCTCGGCGCCGCGACAGCAGCAGGAGCGCTGCCGCCGGACCTCGGCGGCACGGCCACCACCAAGCAGATCACCGCCACCGTCCTCGACCACCTCTGA